A genomic window from Diospyros lotus cultivar Yz01 chromosome 2, ASM1463336v1, whole genome shotgun sequence includes:
- the LOC127795737 gene encoding 23 kDa jasmonate-induced protein-like — MALIRSQVVINNETAGVIKFVKHHDYGGNLPNTPYPEEIQPAEWAEFLHHGSVGNPSQSIGAVVYRCTNGAGQEWDWMMSWSNIYGITHNAGFILRSW; from the exons ATGGCGTTGATTCGTAGTCAAGTTGTAATCAACAATGAAACTGCTGGCGTTATAAAATTTGTGAAGCACCATGACTACGGTGGCAATCTACCAAACACCCCGTACCCAGAGGAGATTCAACCTGCCGAGTGGGCAGAATTTCTGCACCACGGCAGCGTTGGAAACCCCAGTCAATCTATCGGCGCTGTCGTCTATCGCTGCACGAATGGAGCCGGGCAAGAGTGGGATTGGATGATGTCTTGGTCGAACATATATGGGATAACCCACAACGCAGG GTTTATACTGAGATCATGGTAA